In a single window of the Blastopirellula retiformator genome:
- a CDS encoding NAD(P)/FAD-dependent oxidoreductase — MKVAIIGAGLSGLVCARELSSQHDVQLFDKARCVAGRMSTRRVEPDLQFDHGAQYFTARDPRFHVEVDAWVAAGAAAPWTSPIGVLQCGEVTLSENSPVRYVGVPAMNAPVKRLAEGRAIHLSTRIEAVSRDDDGWTLAAESGERFGPFDALICTAPPAQATVLLGEVAPQCAAEVAKVTLNPCWATLVQFTQWLPFDLDGAFVHDSPLSWIARNGSKPGRNAEPDCWVLHATQAWSERHVEQSPDQIAPQMLAALAAAIGKSLPGVAYQTAHRWRYSIPPQPLSVGCLSDAELRLAVGGDWCQQAKVEGAFLSGLALAETVVQWE, encoded by the coding sequence TTGAAAGTCGCGATTATTGGCGCTGGATTGTCGGGCCTCGTTTGCGCTCGTGAGCTTTCTTCCCAACATGACGTGCAGTTGTTCGACAAGGCCCGCTGCGTCGCGGGCCGCATGTCGACTCGCCGCGTCGAGCCGGATCTCCAGTTCGACCATGGCGCCCAGTACTTCACTGCCCGCGACCCACGCTTTCATGTCGAAGTTGATGCGTGGGTCGCTGCCGGAGCAGCGGCTCCCTGGACCAGTCCAATTGGCGTGCTCCAGTGCGGCGAAGTCACCCTCTCAGAAAACAGCCCGGTTCGCTACGTCGGCGTTCCGGCGATGAACGCGCCAGTCAAACGGCTCGCCGAAGGGCGGGCGATTCATCTCTCCACACGCATTGAAGCCGTCAGCCGCGACGACGACGGCTGGACGTTGGCCGCTGAGTCGGGCGAACGCTTCGGCCCGTTTGATGCGCTTATCTGCACGGCGCCGCCAGCGCAAGCGACTGTGTTGCTGGGCGAAGTCGCGCCGCAGTGCGCTGCCGAGGTCGCAAAAGTCACGCTGAACCCATGCTGGGCGACGCTTGTCCAATTTACGCAGTGGTTGCCGTTCGATCTGGATGGCGCCTTTGTGCATGACTCTCCGCTTTCCTGGATTGCGCGGAACGGCAGTAAGCCGGGCCGCAATGCGGAGCCAGACTGTTGGGTTTTGCACGCGACGCAAGCGTGGAGCGAACGGCACGTCGAGCAGTCGCCCGACCAGATCGCCCCGCAGATGTTGGCGGCGCTGGCGGCGGCGATTGGCAAGTCGCTGCCAGGGGTCGCCTATCAAACGGCTCATCGTTGGCGATACTCGATTCCGCCGCAGCCGCTGTCGGTTGGGTGTCTGTCCGACGCCGAGTTGCGTCTGGCGGTCGGCGGCGACTGGTGTCAACAAGCGAAAGTGGAAGGCGCTTTTTTGAGCGGGCTCGCATTGGCCGAAACGGTAGTCCAGTGGGAGTGA
- a CDS encoding adenylate/guanylate cyclase domain-containing protein — protein sequence MFDLFVRDTQSNRRARRPLEIGQTFLIGRKTEPFAAPWDGKISGQHAEATWDGKSLKIHRLAAAANPIFFQGRATDSLTVAPRQYFVIGRTEFHVVPHEIDVTIDSPSPQAEVTLAPARLAAAPFRVAAERIEAISKLASEVAGAVSDDQLAARTLEIVVKGIPHATGAAIFEKRGDPIVTSAMHLRDDSAPMTPSAKLICQTLKSRECTIHVWEKEDAISAHGVTVDPHAEWALGAPIGTLPAVLYVSGVSPRLIGQATEVETLQDDLKFTLLAAATYGNLLGARELQKRQASFAQFFSPSLQELIQQDDWENLLKPRIADVTVLFCDLRGFSRRAELQRDRLLQLLEEVSDAIGVMTAAILGHGGVIGDFHGDAVMGFWGWPVAKEDDAAAACRAAMQILEAADRDGRYRVGVGIASGSAVAGKIGSQDQVKVTTLGPPVNLAARLESLSKQFAAPALIDEATAQAAGCDDLRFERLLKVQPAGMEEATSVYALSSADTPARFLELQPALEAFDRGDWNASLTALRQTGAAHPLGQLIEAYIAEAGPAPDEGWNGALPIRRK from the coding sequence ATGTTTGACTTGTTCGTTCGTGATACGCAATCGAATCGCCGTGCGCGCCGCCCCTTGGAAATCGGTCAAACCTTTCTGATTGGGCGTAAGACCGAACCGTTTGCGGCGCCGTGGGACGGGAAGATCTCGGGACAGCATGCCGAAGCGACCTGGGACGGCAAGTCGCTGAAGATCCACCGCCTGGCCGCCGCCGCCAATCCAATCTTCTTTCAAGGCCGGGCGACCGACTCGCTGACGGTCGCGCCCCGGCAATATTTTGTGATCGGGCGAACCGAGTTTCATGTCGTGCCGCACGAAATCGACGTGACGATCGATTCGCCCAGTCCGCAGGCCGAGGTGACGCTCGCGCCGGCGCGCCTGGCGGCCGCTCCCTTTCGCGTCGCTGCTGAGCGGATTGAAGCGATCTCGAAACTCGCCAGCGAGGTCGCCGGAGCGGTCAGCGACGATCAACTGGCGGCTCGGACGTTGGAGATCGTGGTCAAAGGCATCCCGCACGCCACCGGCGCCGCCATTTTTGAAAAGCGGGGCGATCCAATCGTGACCTCCGCGATGCATCTCCGCGACGATTCCGCTCCGATGACGCCAAGCGCAAAACTGATTTGCCAGACGCTGAAAAGTCGCGAGTGTACGATCCACGTTTGGGAAAAAGAGGACGCTATCTCGGCGCACGGCGTCACTGTCGACCCGCACGCCGAATGGGCGCTCGGAGCGCCGATCGGCACGTTGCCGGCCGTGCTTTACGTCTCTGGCGTCAGCCCGCGATTGATCGGACAAGCGACCGAAGTCGAAACGCTGCAGGATGACTTGAAGTTCACCCTGTTGGCGGCCGCGACTTACGGCAACTTGCTGGGCGCCCGCGAACTGCAGAAGCGTCAGGCCTCGTTCGCCCAATTCTTCTCACCCAGCTTGCAGGAGCTGATCCAGCAGGACGATTGGGAGAATCTGCTCAAGCCGCGAATCGCCGACGTCACCGTCCTGTTCTGCGATCTCCGCGGTTTCAGCCGCCGGGCTGAACTGCAACGCGATCGTCTGCTGCAGCTACTGGAAGAAGTGAGCGATGCAATCGGCGTGATGACGGCCGCGATTCTAGGGCATGGCGGCGTGATCGGCGACTTTCATGGCGACGCGGTGATGGGGTTTTGGGGCTGGCCGGTCGCCAAAGAGGATGATGCGGCGGCCGCCTGTCGCGCGGCGATGCAGATCTTGGAAGCGGCCGATCGCGACGGACGCTATCGGGTTGGCGTGGGGATCGCCTCGGGCAGCGCCGTCGCCGGCAAGATTGGCAGCCAGGATCAGGTGAAGGTGACGACGCTCGGTCCACCGGTCAATCTGGCGGCGCGGCTGGAGAGTCTGTCCAAGCAGTTCGCCGCCCCGGCGCTGATCGATGAGGCGACCGCGCAAGCGGCTGGCTGTGACGATTTGCGATTCGAGCGGCTGCTGAAAGTTCAACCAGCCGGAATGGAAGAGGCGACCTCGGTGTACGCCCTCTCATCGGCCGACACGCCAGCCCGGTTTCTGGAACTACAGCCGGCGTTGGAAGCGTTCGACCGCGGCGATTGGAACGCGTCGCTCACGGCGCTTCGTCAAACGGGCGCTGCACATCCCTTGGGCCAACTGATCGAGGCCTATATCGCCGAAGCTGGCCCTGCACCGGACGAAGGTTGGAACGGCGCGCTCCCGATTCGGCGGAAGTAG
- the pdxA gene encoding 4-hydroxythreonine-4-phosphate dehydrogenase PdxA: MKPRIAVTMGDPAGVGPEIALRLLANADVAQYCTPIVFGDAPLLRRVAKLLDLPMCEQVIAAADGADQLRDVTTPAIYDLQAIDAAAVVPGEISATCGQACYDYILAAIRAAEAGQVDAISTGPINKEALHAAGVNYPGHTEIFADETDSARICMMLTSEEITCGFVTTHVGYGEVPGLLTQERIVEVIELCHEAMRRIRGHAPKMLICGLNPHAGEHGLFGNSEEERIIAPAVAEAQSMGVDISGPLPPDTVFLRERRATTDCVICMYHDQGHIPLKALAFDVAVNITLGLPIIRTSVDHGTAFDIAWQGKAGVTSLIEAVRLASRLAIDPTAAVAPELGGLA; this comes from the coding sequence ATGAAACCGAGAATTGCCGTCACGATGGGGGATCCGGCCGGAGTTGGTCCGGAGATCGCCTTGCGCCTATTAGCCAATGCCGATGTCGCCCAATATTGCACGCCGATCGTCTTTGGCGACGCTCCGCTACTGCGCCGGGTGGCGAAGTTGCTGGACCTGCCGATGTGCGAACAGGTGATCGCTGCTGCGGACGGCGCCGATCAACTGCGCGACGTGACGACGCCGGCCATTTATGATCTGCAAGCGATCGATGCGGCGGCCGTTGTGCCAGGCGAGATTTCGGCAACCTGCGGTCAAGCCTGTTACGACTACATCCTGGCGGCGATCCGCGCCGCAGAAGCGGGACAGGTCGACGCGATCAGCACCGGCCCGATCAACAAAGAAGCGCTGCACGCCGCTGGGGTCAACTATCCGGGGCATACCGAGATCTTCGCCGACGAGACCGATTCGGCCCGCATCTGCATGATGCTGACGTCGGAAGAAATCACCTGCGGGTTTGTGACGACGCATGTCGGTTATGGAGAAGTTCCCGGCTTACTGACGCAGGAAAGAATTGTCGAGGTAATTGAGCTTTGTCACGAGGCGATGCGTCGCATTCGGGGGCACGCCCCCAAGATGCTGATCTGCGGGCTCAATCCTCACGCTGGCGAACATGGCTTGTTCGGCAATTCGGAAGAAGAGCGAATCATCGCGCCGGCTGTCGCCGAGGCACAATCGATGGGCGTTGATATTTCCGGGCCTTTGCCGCCGGATACGGTCTTTCTGCGGGAGCGCCGCGCGACGACCGATTGCGTGATCTGCATGTATCACGATCAGGGACATATTCCGCTGAAGGCGTTGGCGTTTGATGTGGCGGTAAACATTACCTTGGGACTGCCGATTATCCGCACCTCGGTCGATCACGGCACCGCGTTTGATATCGCGTGGCAAGGTAAGGCCGGCGTGACCAGCCTGATCGAAGCGGTTCGCCTGGCGTCGCGGTTGGCGATTGACCCGACAGCGGCAGTCGCCCCCGAATTGGGCGGATTGGCCTGA
- a CDS encoding PhzF family phenazine biosynthesis protein translates to MPQPLYQIDAFTSQPLSGNPAAVCWLSQPCEDSWLQQVAAEMNLSETAFLWQEESRFRLRWFTPTVEVDLCGHATLAASHFLWETGKAAPEQTIEFNTRSGVLTATKVGSRIELDFPIDEIEVCPPPAGLIAALGCKAIATGRNRRDVLVEVATKAELRSVQPDFRALAEIRVRGVMVTCRGDGERYEFLSRFFAPGSGIDEDPVTGSAHCALVTYWSPKWQKETLRAFQCSQRGGEVEVTLDGDRAKLRGAAVTVLRGELDA, encoded by the coding sequence ATGCCGCAGCCGCTCTATCAAATTGACGCCTTTACGTCCCAACCCCTCTCTGGGAATCCCGCCGCCGTCTGTTGGCTCTCGCAACCGTGCGAAGATAGTTGGCTCCAACAGGTCGCCGCGGAAATGAATCTCTCCGAAACGGCTTTTCTCTGGCAAGAGGAAAGCCGTTTTCGTTTGCGCTGGTTCACCCCGACCGTCGAAGTCGATCTTTGCGGGCACGCCACCTTGGCGGCATCGCACTTCCTATGGGAAACCGGCAAAGCGGCGCCAGAGCAGACGATTGAGTTCAACACCCGCAGCGGCGTGCTGACCGCGACGAAGGTTGGTTCGCGGATCGAGCTCGACTTTCCGATCGACGAGATCGAAGTCTGCCCGCCGCCGGCCGGACTGATCGCGGCGCTCGGCTGCAAGGCGATCGCCACCGGGCGCAATCGCCGCGACGTGCTGGTCGAAGTCGCGACCAAAGCCGAGCTGCGGAGCGTGCAGCCTGACTTTCGCGCCTTGGCCGAGATCCGCGTGCGCGGCGTGATGGTGACGTGCCGGGGCGATGGAGAGCGGTACGAATTCCTCTCTCGCTTCTTTGCCCCAGGCAGCGGGATCGACGAAGACCCGGTGACCGGCTCGGCCCACTGCGCGCTGGTGACCTACTGGTCGCCGAAATGGCAAAAAGAAACGCTGCGGGCGTTTCAATGCTCGCAGCGTGGTGGAGAGGTGGAAGTGACCCTCGACGGTGATCGCGCGAAGTTACGCGGCGCGGCGGTTACCGTCTTGCGGGGCGAGCTGGACGCGTGA
- the ppk2 gene encoding polyphosphate kinase 2: MSKRSKSKDDHAKKNDSDLDQERDPRDRMKKKQYEKELERLQIELVKAQEWIKKQGTGFVVLFEGRDGAGKGSTIKRIAEKMNPRGCRVVALSKPSDVEQTQWYYQRYVAHLPSAGEIVLMDRSWYNRAGVERVMDFCTDEQYQEFLRSTPEFERMLIRSGIHLIKYWFSVSYEEQGRRFQKRLDQPDKRWKFSPMDIEARKRWYDYSKARDAMMAATDIPEAPWYVVPSDDKRRAHLNCISHLLSLGEYEDIPRKKIKLPKRDDDQPYENNLRGERRFIPQPY; the protein is encoded by the coding sequence ATGAGTAAACGCTCCAAGTCGAAAGACGATCACGCCAAGAAGAATGACAGCGATTTGGATCAAGAGCGCGACCCACGCGACCGCATGAAGAAGAAGCAGTACGAGAAGGAGCTTGAGCGGTTACAGATCGAGTTGGTCAAGGCGCAGGAGTGGATCAAAAAGCAAGGAACGGGATTCGTCGTCCTGTTTGAAGGTCGCGACGGCGCCGGCAAAGGAAGCACGATCAAGCGAATCGCGGAAAAGATGAATCCACGCGGTTGTCGCGTCGTCGCCCTTAGCAAACCTTCTGACGTCGAGCAGACTCAGTGGTATTACCAGCGGTATGTCGCGCATCTGCCGTCAGCTGGCGAGATCGTGTTGATGGACCGCAGTTGGTACAACCGTGCCGGCGTCGAGCGAGTGATGGACTTCTGCACCGACGAGCAGTACCAAGAGTTTCTCCGCAGCACGCCGGAGTTCGAGCGGATGTTGATCCGCAGCGGCATCCATTTGATCAAGTACTGGTTCTCGGTCAGCTACGAAGAGCAAGGGCGGCGGTTTCAAAAGCGGTTGGACCAGCCGGACAAACGGTGGAAGTTTAGCCCGATGGATATCGAGGCCCGCAAGCGGTGGTACGACTACTCGAAAGCCCGCGATGCGATGATGGCGGCGACCGATATCCCGGAAGCGCCGTGGTACGTCGTACCGTCGGACGACAAACGCCGCGCCCATCTCAACTGCATCTCGCACTTGTTGAGTCTGGGCGAGTACGAAGACATTCCGCGCAAGAAGATCAAGCTGCCGAAGCGGGATGATGACCAGCCGTACGAAAACAACCTGCGGGGCGAGCGCCGGTTTATCCCGCAGCCGTACTAG
- a CDS encoding sulfatase-like hydrolase/transferase: MLRLFVFAIALSPWLASLAIAADKPNVLFVAVDDLNDWVHCLGGHPQTRSPNVDALAAKGVLFERAYCSAPACNPSRASLLTGIPPSTSGVYHNDQPWRPALPDAVTLPQFFQASGYEVIGCGKLFHGSYREETGFDQYRKQMGDPKPKNLPLNGIPKTSHFDWGPVNAQDAEMSDYQMVDFAIKQLQQKHDKPLFLACGIYRPHLPWYVPQEYFDHFPLDQIQLPEIKEDDLADVPQAGVKIARPDGDHRKVTSTDNYAKAVQGYLASIEFADAQIGRLIAALEASEYADNTIIVLWGDHGWHLGEKQHWRKFALWEEATRVPLLVVAPGVTQPQQRCGRTVTLLDIYPTLAELCGLTPPAAVEGKSLVPLLSDPAAAWDRPAVTTHGRNNHAVRDERWRYIRYADGSEELYDHLEDPQEWTNVADQPENAAVKKRLAQWAPTTNAEDAEREKSATAKGRKPITIEGTVIVNGAPVAGLEVAIYGRGGKVKARGVTDAKGKYVLQEENGGLPEGEFRLTIRGGNLPPKYAELSKSVLKVAVCRGANWLDFQLLSQ; this comes from the coding sequence ATGCTTCGCCTCTTCGTTTTCGCGATCGCGTTATCTCCCTGGTTGGCTTCGTTGGCAATCGCCGCCGACAAGCCGAACGTCCTATTTGTCGCCGTCGATGACTTGAACGACTGGGTCCACTGCCTGGGCGGTCACCCTCAAACCAGGTCCCCGAATGTCGATGCGTTGGCGGCCAAGGGGGTGTTGTTCGAGCGGGCCTATTGCTCGGCGCCCGCCTGCAATCCTTCTCGGGCATCGCTGCTCACCGGGATCCCGCCTTCAACCTCCGGCGTTTATCACAACGATCAGCCTTGGCGGCCGGCGCTGCCTGATGCGGTTACCTTGCCGCAGTTCTTTCAGGCGAGCGGCTACGAGGTGATCGGCTGCGGTAAGCTCTTCCATGGTTCTTACCGCGAAGAAACAGGGTTTGATCAGTACCGGAAGCAGATGGGCGATCCGAAGCCAAAGAACCTGCCGCTTAACGGCATTCCCAAGACCTCCCACTTCGATTGGGGCCCGGTTAACGCGCAAGACGCCGAGATGAGCGACTACCAGATGGTCGACTTCGCCATCAAGCAGTTGCAGCAGAAGCATGACAAGCCTCTCTTCCTGGCATGCGGCATCTACCGCCCTCACCTTCCCTGGTACGTGCCGCAGGAATATTTCGATCACTTCCCGCTTGATCAGATTCAACTGCCTGAGATCAAAGAGGACGACTTAGCCGATGTTCCGCAGGCCGGCGTCAAAATCGCCCGGCCGGATGGCGACCATCGCAAGGTGACGTCGACCGACAACTACGCCAAGGCGGTGCAAGGTTATCTCGCCAGCATCGAATTTGCCGACGCCCAGATCGGGCGGTTGATTGCGGCGCTAGAGGCGAGCGAGTACGCCGACAACACGATCATCGTTCTGTGGGGCGACCATGGTTGGCACCTGGGCGAGAAGCAACACTGGCGGAAGTTCGCCTTGTGGGAAGAAGCGACCCGCGTGCCCCTGCTAGTCGTCGCCCCCGGGGTTACCCAGCCCCAGCAGCGCTGCGGGCGAACGGTGACGCTACTCGACATCTACCCGACCCTGGCCGAACTCTGCGGGCTCACACCACCGGCCGCGGTGGAAGGAAAGAGCCTGGTCCCGCTGCTTAGCGATCCAGCCGCCGCGTGGGATCGCCCGGCCGTGACGACGCACGGGCGAAACAACCATGCCGTGCGTGACGAGCGGTGGCGCTACATTCGCTACGCCGATGGCAGCGAAGAGCTTTACGATCATCTGGAAGATCCGCAGGAGTGGACCAACGTCGCCGATCAGCCGGAAAACGCCGCGGTGAAGAAACGTCTGGCCCAATGGGCGCCAACGACCAATGCGGAAGATGCGGAGCGCGAGAAATCGGCCACCGCCAAGGGGCGCAAGCCGATTACCATCGAAGGAACCGTCATCGTGAATGGAGCGCCTGTCGCCGGTTTGGAAGTGGCGATCTATGGCCGAGGAGGAAAGGTCAAAGCTCGCGGCGTGACCGACGCGAAGGGGAAGTATGTGTTGCAAGAAGAAAACGGCGGTCTGCCCGAAGGAGAGTTCCGGTTGACGATTCGTGGCGGAAATCTGCCGCCGAAATATGCAGAGTTGAGCAAGTCAGTTCTGAAGGTTGCGGTCTGCCGAGGAGCGAACTGGTTGGATTTTCAGTTATTGTCGCAGTAG
- a CDS encoding phytoene desaturase family protein — MAGGKFYDCVIIGGGHNGLVTAAYLAKAGKKVCVLERRHVLGGCSTTEELWPGFKVSTAAYVISLFLPEIIRDLQLKSHGLAILPRNPSSFTPTLDGRSLLMGPDEVATQKEIAKFSQRDAENYPKYNELLENVAKVIEPLLSRTAPDPIPMPKTWRKIGLTKRLRDASRLWDMYSEVGKLGTDLPAALELLTGAARPIVERWFESEPLRATLATDAIIGAFASISAPGTAYVLMHHVMGEAGGKRGVWGYVRGGMGGLATALENACRQYGVDIRREAPVARILADKGKVRGVQLVDGDTIEAECVGSSVDAHWTFEKFLDPDQLPPEFLAAVKNIDYASASAKVNLALSEPPNFTALPSTGVAPQHHGTMHVSPDIDYIERAYDDAKYGKPSASPILEMTMPTSVDNTIAPDGQHILSMFVQYAPYNLREGSWDDIKESFADRCVEVLAEYAPNVPGSILHRQVLSPLDLERTYGITGGNIMQGAMNFNQLFVTRPVPGWADHRTPVSGLYLCGAASHPGGGVMGAAGKNAAAEMLRDF, encoded by the coding sequence ATGGCTGGCGGAAAATTTTACGACTGCGTCATTATCGGCGGTGGACACAATGGCCTGGTCACGGCCGCCTATCTTGCCAAAGCCGGCAAAAAAGTGTGCGTCCTGGAGCGGCGTCACGTTCTGGGTGGCTGCAGCACCACCGAAGAGCTATGGCCCGGCTTTAAGGTCTCGACCGCCGCGTACGTGATCAGCCTGTTTCTGCCCGAGATCATCCGCGACTTGCAGCTGAAGTCGCACGGCCTGGCGATCTTGCCACGCAATCCTTCGTCGTTCACGCCGACGCTGGATGGGCGCTCGCTGCTAATGGGGCCGGATGAAGTGGCGACGCAAAAAGAGATCGCCAAATTCAGCCAGCGCGACGCCGAGAACTATCCCAAATACAACGAACTGCTCGAAAACGTCGCAAAGGTGATCGAGCCGCTCCTGTCGCGGACCGCGCCCGATCCGATCCCGATGCCCAAGACCTGGCGGAAGATCGGCCTGACGAAACGCCTGCGTGACGCCAGCCGTCTGTGGGACATGTACAGCGAAGTCGGCAAACTGGGAACCGATCTGCCGGCGGCGCTAGAGCTGTTGACCGGCGCCGCGCGGCCGATTGTCGAACGTTGGTTCGAGAGCGAGCCGCTGCGAGCCACGCTGGCGACCGATGCGATCATTGGCGCCTTTGCGTCGATCTCGGCGCCGGGGACCGCCTATGTGCTAATGCATCACGTGATGGGGGAAGCAGGCGGCAAACGAGGCGTCTGGGGCTACGTTCGCGGCGGCATGGGGGGATTGGCGACAGCGCTTGAAAACGCTTGTCGGCAGTATGGCGTCGACATTCGCCGCGAAGCGCCGGTCGCGCGGATCCTGGCCGACAAGGGCAAGGTACGCGGCGTTCAACTAGTCGACGGCGATACGATCGAAGCGGAGTGCGTCGGTTCGAGCGTCGACGCGCACTGGACGTTTGAAAAGTTCCTCGATCCCGATCAGCTTCCGCCCGAGTTTTTAGCGGCGGTCAAGAACATCGACTACGCGTCCGCCTCGGCCAAGGTGAACCTGGCGCTTTCGGAGCCGCCGAACTTTACCGCCCTTCCCTCGACCGGCGTTGCGCCGCAGCATCATGGCACGATGCATGTGTCGCCTGACATCGACTACATCGAACGGGCCTACGACGACGCCAAGTATGGCAAACCGAGCGCCAGTCCGATTCTGGAGATGACGATGCCGACGTCGGTCGACAATACGATCGCGCCGGACGGACAGCATATCTTGTCGATGTTCGTGCAGTACGCGCCGTACAACCTGCGGGAAGGCTCGTGGGACGACATCAAAGAGTCGTTCGCCGACCGCTGCGTCGAAGTGTTGGCCGAGTACGCGCCGAACGTCCCGGGCTCGATCTTGCATCGCCAGGTCCTCTCACCGCTCGACCTGGAGCGGACCTACGGCATCACCGGCGGCAACATCATGCAAGGAGCGATGAACTTCAATCAGCTCTTTGTCACCCGTCCGGTGCCAGGGTGGGCCGACCACCGGACCCCGGTCTCGGGGCTCTATTTGTGCGGCGCCGCCAGTCATCCCGGCGGCGGTGTGATGGGGGCAGCCGGCAAGAATGCGGCTGCCGAGATGCTGCGAGATTTCTAG
- a CDS encoding PQQ-dependent sugar dehydrogenase, giving the protein MPFRRTFSLFLLLAMFAAVVRAQEAAPVAFSETPLDTVEMVRTFKNLRIRRPLIITHAGDGSGRLFVAEQQGVIHIMPKDEAEGETTEVFLDIDKQVHFNPRQNEEGFLGFAFHPDYKSTGKFYVYYTTEKEPQLSVISEFSVSQDDPNKADPASEKVIMTIKQPFWNHNGGTIAFGPDGYLYIGLGDGGSGGDPKGNGQNLSSLLGSLLRIDVDHQADGKSYAIPADNPFVGVKGAQPEIYAYGLRNIWRFSFDSKTGVLWCGDVGQDIWEEINLIVKGGNYGWNKREGFHQFKNSGVDANDKMIEPIWEYNHEVGKSITGGVVYRGTAVPELVGKYLYADYVTGKVWALDYDLEAKKVKANYRIANPSNPPVVTFGEDESGDVIVSAIFGEYGTLYRFKSKK; this is encoded by the coding sequence ATGCCGTTTCGCCGAACGTTTTCGTTGTTTCTGTTGTTGGCGATGTTCGCCGCCGTCGTGCGAGCTCAAGAGGCCGCACCGGTCGCTTTCTCGGAAACGCCGCTCGACACGGTCGAGATGGTTCGCACTTTCAAGAACCTGCGAATCCGCCGTCCCTTGATCATCACCCATGCCGGCGACGGAAGCGGCCGGTTATTCGTCGCCGAACAGCAAGGTGTGATTCACATCATGCCGAAGGACGAAGCGGAAGGGGAAACGACCGAGGTCTTCCTCGATATCGACAAGCAGGTCCATTTCAACCCGCGACAAAACGAAGAAGGCTTCCTCGGCTTCGCGTTTCATCCCGACTACAAGTCGACCGGCAAGTTTTACGTCTACTACACCACCGAGAAAGAACCGCAGCTTTCGGTGATCTCAGAGTTCTCGGTGTCGCAGGATGATCCGAACAAGGCCGACCCCGCGTCCGAAAAAGTGATCATGACGATCAAGCAGCCGTTCTGGAATCACAATGGCGGCACGATCGCGTTCGGCCCCGACGGCTATCTCTACATTGGTTTGGGCGATGGCGGCAGCGGCGGCGATCCGAAAGGAAACGGGCAGAACCTGTCGTCGCTGCTCGGTTCGCTGTTGCGGATCGACGTCGATCATCAGGCTGACGGTAAGAGCTATGCGATTCCGGCCGACAACCCGTTTGTTGGCGTCAAAGGCGCCCAGCCCGAGATCTACGCCTATGGTCTTCGCAACATTTGGCGGTTCAGCTTTGATTCCAAGACCGGCGTATTGTGGTGCGGCGACGTCGGCCAGGATATCTGGGAAGAGATCAACCTGATCGTCAAAGGCGGCAACTACGGCTGGAACAAGCGCGAAGGGTTCCACCAGTTCAAAAACAGCGGCGTGGACGCCAACGACAAGATGATCGAGCCGATCTGGGAATACAATCACGAGGTCGGTAAGTCGATCACCGGCGGCGTCGTCTATCGCGGAACCGCCGTGCCGGAATTGGTCGGAAAATACTTGTACGCCGACTACGTGACCGGTAAAGTTTGGGCGCTGGATTATGATCTGGAAGCGAAGAAGGTGAAAGCCAACTATCGCATCGCCAATCCATCGAACCCGCCGGTGGTTACGTTTGGCGAAGACGAATCGGGAGACGTGATTGTCAGCGCCATCTTTGGCGAATACGGCACGCTCTATCGATTCAAGTCGAAGAAGTAA